From a single Pseudomonas cremoricolorata genomic region:
- the pnp gene encoding polyribonucleotide nucleotidyltransferase, which produces MNPVIKTFQFGQSTVTLETGRIARQASGAVLVTVDNDVTVLVTVVGAKHADPSKGFFPLSVHYQEKTYAAGKIPGGFFKREGRPSEKETLTSRLIDRPIRPLFPEGFMNEVQVVCTVVSTSKKTDPDIAAMIGTSAALAISGIPFEGPIGAARVAFHESTGYLLNPTYEQLAASSLDMVVAGTADAVLMVESEAEELTEDQMLGAVLFAHDEFQAVIKAVKELAAEAAKPTWDWKPAVANTALFDAIRAEFGEAVSQGYTVTVKADRYARLGELRDQAIAKFSGEEGQPTAAQVKEIFGEIEYRTVRENIVNGKPRIDGRDTKTVRPLNIEVGVLPKTHGSALFTRGETQALVVATLGTARDAQLLDTLEGEKKDPFMLHYNFPPFSVGECGRMGGAGRREIGHGRLARRSVQAMLPAADVFPYTIRVVSEITESNGSSSMASVCGASLALMDAGVPMKAPVAGIAMGLVKEGEKFAILTDILGDEDHLGDMDFKVAGTAKGVTALQMDIKINGITEEIMEIALGQALEARLNILGQMNQIIATSRTELSANAPTMIAMKIDTDKIRDVIGKGGATIRAICEETKASIDIEDDGSIKIFGETKDAAEAARQRVLSITAEAEIGKIYVGKVERIVDFGAFVNILPGKDGLVHISMLSNERVEKVTDILKEGQEVEVLVLDVDNRGRIKLSIKDVAAAKASGV; this is translated from the coding sequence GTGAACCCGGTAATCAAGACATTTCAGTTCGGTCAATCGACCGTCACACTAGAAACCGGCCGTATTGCCCGTCAGGCAAGCGGCGCTGTGCTGGTCACCGTCGATAACGATGTCACCGTGCTGGTGACCGTGGTCGGTGCCAAGCATGCCGACCCAAGCAAGGGCTTCTTCCCGCTGTCGGTGCACTACCAGGAAAAAACCTACGCCGCGGGCAAGATCCCCGGTGGCTTCTTCAAGCGCGAAGGCCGTCCTTCGGAAAAAGAGACGCTGACCTCTCGCCTGATCGACCGTCCGATCCGTCCGCTGTTCCCGGAAGGCTTCATGAACGAAGTGCAGGTCGTCTGCACCGTGGTCTCCACCAGCAAGAAGACCGATCCGGACATCGCTGCGATGATCGGTACCTCGGCCGCCCTGGCCATCTCCGGCATTCCATTCGAAGGCCCGATCGGCGCAGCCCGTGTTGCCTTCCATGAAAGCACCGGCTACCTGCTCAACCCGACCTACGAGCAACTGGCTGCTTCCAGCCTGGACATGGTCGTAGCCGGTACCGCCGACGCGGTACTGATGGTCGAGTCGGAAGCCGAAGAGCTGACCGAAGATCAGATGCTGGGCGCCGTGCTGTTCGCCCACGACGAGTTCCAGGCTGTGATCAAGGCCGTCAAGGAACTGGCTGCCGAAGCCGCCAAGCCGACCTGGGACTGGAAACCCGCCGTTGCCAACACCGCGCTGTTCGACGCCATCCGCGCCGAGTTCGGCGAAGCCGTTTCCCAGGGCTATACCGTCACCGTCAAGGCCGACCGTTACGCGCGTCTGGGCGAGCTGCGTGACCAGGCGATCGCCAAGTTCTCCGGCGAAGAAGGCCAGCCGACCGCGGCCCAGGTCAAAGAGATCTTCGGCGAAATCGAATACCGCACCGTTCGCGAGAACATCGTCAACGGCAAGCCGCGTATCGACGGTCGTGACACCAAGACCGTGCGTCCGCTGAACATCGAAGTCGGCGTTCTGCCGAAGACCCACGGTTCGGCACTGTTCACCCGTGGCGAAACCCAGGCCCTGGTCGTCGCGACCCTGGGTACTGCCCGTGACGCGCAGCTGCTCGACACTCTCGAAGGCGAGAAGAAAGACCCCTTCATGCTGCACTACAACTTCCCGCCGTTCTCGGTAGGCGAGTGTGGTCGCATGGGCGGCGCTGGCCGTCGTGAAATCGGTCACGGCCGCCTGGCCCGCCGTTCGGTTCAGGCCATGCTGCCGGCTGCCGACGTGTTCCCGTACACCATCCGCGTGGTCTCGGAAATCACCGAGTCCAACGGTTCCAGCTCCATGGCGTCGGTCTGCGGTGCTTCCCTCGCGCTGATGGACGCCGGTGTACCGATGAAGGCACCGGTTGCCGGTATCGCCATGGGTCTGGTCAAGGAAGGCGAGAAGTTCGCCATTCTGACCGACATCCTCGGTGACGAAGACCACCTGGGCGACATGGACTTCAAGGTTGCCGGTACCGCCAAAGGCGTTACCGCACTGCAGATGGACATCAAGATCAACGGCATCACCGAAGAGATCATGGAAATCGCCCTGGGCCAGGCCCTGGAAGCGCGCCTGAACATCCTCGGCCAGATGAACCAGATCATCGCCACGTCGCGTACCGAGCTGTCGGCCAACGCACCGACCATGATCGCGATGAAGATCGACACCGACAAGATTCGTGACGTCATCGGCAAAGGCGGCGCAACCATCCGCGCCATCTGCGAAGAGACCAAAGCGTCGATCGACATCGAAGACGATGGCTCGATCAAGATCTTCGGCGAGACCAAGGATGCAGCTGAAGCGGCGCGTCAGCGCGTGCTGAGCATCACCGCCGAAGCCGAGATCGGCAAGATCTACGTCGGCAAGGTAGAGCGTATCGTCGACTTCGGTGCCTTCGTCAACATCCTGCCTGGCAAGGATGGCCTGGTGCACATCTCGATGCTCAGCAACGAGCGCGTCGAGAAAGTCACCGACATCCTGAAGGAAGGTCAGGAAGTCGAAGTGCTGGTACTGGATGTGGACAACCGCGGCCGTATCAAGCTGTCGATCAAGGACGTGGCGGCGGCGAAAGCTTCCGGCGTCTGA
- the rpsO gene encoding 30S ribosomal protein S15 translates to MALSVEEKAQIVADYQQAAGDTGSPEVQVALLTANINKLQGHFKANDKDHHSRRGLIRMVNQRRKLLDYLKGKDTTRYSALIGRLGLRR, encoded by the coding sequence ATGGCACTCAGCGTTGAAGAAAAAGCTCAGATCGTTGCCGACTATCAGCAAGCCGCCGGTGACACCGGTAGCCCGGAAGTGCAGGTTGCTCTGCTGACCGCCAACATCAACAAGCTGCAAGGCCACTTCAAGGCCAACGACAAGGACCACCACTCCCGTCGTGGTCTGATTCGTATGGTCAACCAGCGTCGTAAGCTGCTGGACTACCTGAAGGGCAAAGACACCACGCGTTACAGCGCCCTGATCGGTCGCCTGGGCCTGCGTCGCTAA
- the truB gene encoding tRNA pseudouridine(55) synthase TruB, which produces MAQVKRIRRNVSGIILLDKPLGFTSNAALQKVRWLLNAEKAGHTGSLDPLATGVLPLCFGEATKFSQYLLDSDKGYETVMQLGQTTNTADAEGEVLRTREVTVGRADIEAALPAFRGPISQVPPMYSALKRDGQPLYKLARAGEVVEREARSVTITRLELLHSEGTRARLSVGCSKGTYIRTLVEDIGEVLGCGAYVAELRRTHAGPFELAQTVTLEALEQAHAEGGNEALDRFLMPVDSGLLDWPLVCLSANSAFYWLHGQAVRAPDAPQFGMVRVQDDNGRFIGIGEVSEDGRIAPRRLIRSE; this is translated from the coding sequence GTGGCGCAGGTCAAACGTATTCGCCGCAATGTCAGCGGCATCATCTTGCTCGACAAGCCATTAGGGTTCACCTCCAATGCTGCCTTGCAGAAAGTACGCTGGTTGCTCAATGCGGAAAAGGCCGGCCACACGGGCAGTCTCGATCCGTTGGCCACCGGCGTGCTGCCACTGTGCTTCGGCGAGGCGACCAAGTTCTCTCAGTACCTGCTCGATTCCGACAAAGGTTACGAGACGGTCATGCAACTGGGTCAGACCACCAATACCGCCGACGCTGAAGGCGAAGTGCTGCGAACCCGGGAAGTGACCGTTGGTCGCGCCGATATCGAAGCGGCACTGCCGGCGTTTCGCGGCCCGATCAGCCAGGTGCCGCCGATGTATTCGGCCCTCAAGCGTGACGGCCAGCCACTTTACAAGCTCGCTCGTGCAGGAGAGGTAGTGGAGCGCGAGGCGCGTTCTGTTACTATTACGCGCCTGGAGCTGCTGCACAGCGAAGGCACCCGTGCGCGGCTGTCGGTTGGCTGCAGTAAAGGCACTTATATCCGCACACTGGTGGAAGACATCGGCGAAGTGCTGGGCTGTGGTGCGTACGTCGCGGAACTGCGGCGGACCCACGCCGGGCCCTTCGAGCTGGCGCAGACTGTGACCCTGGAAGCGCTGGAGCAGGCCCATGCCGAAGGTGGCAACGAGGCGCTCGACCGCTTCCTCATGCCGGTCGATAGCGGTCTGCTCGATTGGCCGCTGGTGTGCCTGTCGGCCAACAGTGCGTTCTACTGGCTGCATGGCCAGGCGGTGAGGGCCCCGGATGCCCCGCAGTTCGGCATGGTCCGGGTCCAGGATGACAACGGCCGCTTCATCGGAATCGGTGAAGTGAGCGAAGACGGGCGCATCGCGCCGCGTCGACTGATTCGGTCGGAATGA
- the rbfA gene encoding 30S ribosome-binding factor RbfA, with the protein MAKEYSRTQRIGDQMQRELAELIRREVKDPRVGLVTITAVDVSRDLGHAKVFITVMGGDDADAVPQTLKALNNAASFLRLHLGRAMQLRSVPQLHFHYDESVSRGVHLSALIERAVAEDRLHQQGDESDTKE; encoded by the coding sequence ATGGCAAAAGAATATAGCCGTACCCAACGCATTGGCGATCAGATGCAGCGCGAGCTGGCCGAGCTGATTCGCCGCGAAGTCAAGGACCCGCGTGTCGGCCTAGTGACCATCACTGCCGTCGACGTCAGTCGCGACCTGGGCCATGCCAAGGTATTCATCACCGTCATGGGCGGCGATGATGCCGATGCCGTGCCGCAGACCCTCAAGGCATTGAACAATGCCGCAAGCTTCCTGCGCTTGCACTTGGGCCGTGCCATGCAATTGCGCAGTGTGCCGCAACTGCATTTCCACTACGACGAAAGCGTCAGCCGGGGCGTGCACCTGTCGGCGCTGATCGAACGTGCGGTGGCTGAAGATCGCCTGCATCAGCAGGGCGATGAGTCGGACACCAAGGAGTAA
- the infB gene encoding translation initiation factor IF-2: MTQVTVKELAQEVEAPVERLLQQMREAGLPHTDAGQVVTDNEKQVLLTHLKSSHKSKAEEPRKITLQRKTTSTLRVAGSKSISVEVRKKKVFVQRSAEEIQAEQKRELEERRAAENAERAKSEADARQRAEEQARREAPAPAAAAPAAAAPGPAAAPAVADAPMADDAAARAAERKKDETRRNETRTREDDRRGGERRGEAPRVSIKVKVKEKEKAPTPRAAPRTTDEESDGARRGRGGKGKLKKRNQHGFQSPTGPLVRDVTIGETITVSELAQQMSVKAAEVVKFMFKMGTPVTINQVLDQETAQLIAEELGHKVTLISDSALEDSLAESLKFEGVVESRAPVVTVMGHVDHGKTSLLDYIRRAKVAAGEAGGITQHIGAYHVETDRGMVTFLDTPGHAAFTQMRARGAKATDIVILVVAADDGVMPQTREAVQHAKAAGVPLVVAVNKIDKPGADLDRIRNELAVEGVTSEDWGGDTPFVKVSAKMGTGVDELLEAVLLQAEILELTATPTAPGRGVVVESRLDKGRGPVATILVQDGTLRQGDMVLCGSNYGRVRAMLDENGKPVKEAGPSIPVEILGLDGTPEAGDELSVVADEKKAREVAMFRQGKYREVKLARAHAGKLENIFETMGQEEKKTLNIVLKTDVRGSLEALQGSLGGLGNDEVQVRVIGGGVGGITESDANLALASNAVLFGFNVRADAGARKIVEQEGLDMRYYNVIYDIIEDVKKALTGMLGSDVRENILGVAEVRDVFRSPKFGAIAGCMVIEGIVYRNRPIRVLREDVVIFEGELESLRRFKDDAAEVRNGMECGIGVKSYNDVKVGDKIEVFEKVQVARTL, encoded by the coding sequence ATGACGCAAGTCACGGTGAAAGAACTGGCCCAAGAGGTCGAGGCACCGGTAGAGCGCCTGCTGCAGCAGATGCGTGAGGCAGGTCTGCCACACACCGACGCCGGTCAAGTAGTGACCGACAACGAGAAGCAGGTACTGCTGACCCATCTGAAAAGCAGCCATAAAAGCAAGGCGGAAGAGCCGCGCAAGATTACCTTGCAGCGCAAGACCACCAGCACCCTGCGTGTCGCCGGTAGCAAGAGCATCAGCGTAGAAGTACGCAAGAAGAAAGTCTTCGTTCAGCGCAGCGCGGAAGAAATCCAGGCTGAGCAGAAACGTGAGCTCGAAGAGCGTCGTGCGGCGGAAAACGCCGAGCGTGCCAAGAGCGAGGCCGACGCCCGTCAGCGTGCTGAAGAGCAGGCCCGTCGCGAGGCGCCGGCACCCGCTGCCGCTGCCCCGGCTGCCGCAGCTCCGGGACCGGCGGCCGCTCCGGCCGTGGCCGACGCGCCGATGGCCGATGACGCTGCAGCCCGTGCTGCCGAGCGCAAGAAAGACGAGACTCGCCGCAACGAGACCCGCACCCGTGAAGACGATCGCCGTGGCGGCGAGCGCCGTGGCGAAGCGCCACGCGTGTCGATCAAGGTCAAGGTGAAGGAAAAGGAAAAAGCGCCGACGCCGCGCGCCGCGCCGCGTACCACCGACGAAGAGAGCGATGGTGCTCGCCGTGGTCGTGGTGGCAAAGGCAAGCTGAAGAAGCGTAACCAGCACGGCTTCCAGAGCCCGACTGGCCCGCTGGTGCGCGATGTCACCATCGGCGAGACCATCACCGTCTCCGAGCTGGCGCAGCAGATGTCGGTCAAGGCCGCTGAAGTCGTCAAGTTCATGTTCAAGATGGGCACCCCGGTGACCATCAACCAGGTGCTGGATCAGGAAACTGCCCAGCTGATCGCCGAGGAGCTGGGCCACAAGGTCACGCTGATCAGCGATTCCGCCCTGGAAGACTCGCTGGCCGAATCGCTGAAGTTCGAAGGCGTGGTCGAGTCCCGTGCGCCGGTCGTCACCGTCATGGGGCACGTCGACCACGGCAAGACCTCGCTGCTCGACTATATCCGTCGTGCCAAGGTCGCCGCTGGCGAGGCCGGTGGCATCACCCAGCACATCGGTGCATACCACGTGGAAACCGACCGCGGCATGGTCACTTTCCTCGATACCCCGGGTCACGCCGCGTTCACTCAGATGCGTGCCCGTGGTGCCAAGGCCACCGACATCGTCATCCTGGTGGTGGCTGCGGACGACGGCGTCATGCCGCAGACCCGCGAAGCCGTGCAACACGCCAAGGCTGCCGGCGTTCCGCTGGTGGTTGCAGTGAACAAGATCGACAAGCCAGGTGCTGACCTCGATCGCATTCGCAACGAACTGGCCGTCGAAGGCGTGACCTCCGAGGACTGGGGTGGTGACACACCATTCGTCAAGGTTTCGGCGAAGATGGGTACCGGTGTCGACGAGCTGCTCGAAGCCGTGTTGCTGCAGGCCGAGATTCTCGAACTGACCGCCACGCCGACCGCTCCTGGTCGTGGTGTCGTGGTCGAATCGCGTCTTGACAAGGGACGTGGCCCGGTTGCCACCATCCTGGTTCAGGACGGTACCCTGCGTCAGGGTGACATGGTCCTGTGCGGCTCCAACTATGGCCGCGTGCGTGCCATGCTCGACGAGAACGGCAAGCCTGTGAAGGAAGCTGGTCCGTCGATCCCGGTCGAGATTCTCGGTCTGGATGGCACCCCGGAAGCCGGTGACGAGCTGTCGGTGGTGGCTGACGAGAAGAAAGCCCGTGAAGTGGCGATGTTCCGTCAAGGCAAGTACCGCGAGGTCAAGCTGGCCCGTGCTCACGCCGGCAAGCTGGAAAACATCTTCGAGACCATGGGTCAGGAAGAGAAGAAAACCCTCAACATCGTCCTCAAGACCGATGTTCGTGGTTCGCTCGAAGCGCTGCAGGGTTCGCTCGGCGGCCTGGGCAACGACGAAGTTCAGGTGCGTGTGATCGGTGGCGGTGTCGGTGGTATCACCGAGAGCGATGCCAACCTAGCCCTGGCCTCGAACGCGGTGCTGTTCGGCTTCAACGTGCGTGCCGATGCCGGTGCGCGCAAGATCGTCGAGCAGGAAGGTCTGGATATGCGTTACTACAACGTGATCTACGACATCATCGAGGACGTCAAGAAGGCCCTGACCGGCATGCTCGGCAGCGATGTTCGCGAGAACATTCTGGGTGTTGCCGAAGTGCGTGACGTGTTCCGTTCGCCCAAGTTCGGCGCCATCGCCGGCTGCATGGTCATCGAAGGTATCGTGTACCGCAACCGTCCGATTCGCGTTCTGCGCGAAGACGTGGTGATCTTCGAAGGCGAGCTGGAGTCGCTGCGTCGCTTCAAGGACGATGCTGCCGAAGTGCGTAATGGCATGGAGTGCGGTATTGGCGTCAAGAGCTACAACGACGTCAAGGTCGGCGACAAGATCGAAGTCTTCGAGAAAGTCCAGGTGGCACGTACCCTGTAA
- the nusA gene encoding transcription termination factor NusA has translation MSKEVLLVVESVSNEKGVPPGVIFEALEVALATATKKRFEDEVDLRVEINRHTGSYETFRRWTVVDEDALDDPAIETWPSKIHLTHPEAQVGDVIEEKIESIEFGRIAAQTAKQVIVQKVREAERAQVVDAYRERVNEIISGTVKKVTRDNVIVDLGNNAEALLAREDIIPRETFRVGVRLRALLKEIRSENRGPQLILSRTAPQMLIELFRIEVPEIAEGLIEVMAASRDPGSRAKIAVRSKDKRIDPQGACIGMRGSRVQAVSGELGGERVDIVLWDDNPAQFVINAMSPAEVAAIIVDEDAHAMDIAVAEDNLAQAIGRGGQNVRLASQLTGWTLNVMTEKDIQAKQQAETGDILRNFVEELEVDEELAQVLVDEGFTSLEEIAYVPLEEMLNIDGFDEEIVNELRARAKDRLLTKAIATEEKLADAHPAEDLLSLEGMDPDLAAELAVRGVVNREDLAEQSIDDLLDIDGIDQERAGKLIMAARAHWFE, from the coding sequence ATGAGCAAAGAAGTATTGCTGGTTGTTGAATCGGTATCCAACGAAAAAGGTGTACCCCCTGGCGTCATTTTCGAGGCGCTGGAAGTGGCTTTGGCCACGGCAACCAAGAAACGTTTTGAAGACGAAGTCGATCTGCGTGTGGAAATCAACCGCCACACCGGTAGCTACGAGACTTTCCGTCGCTGGACCGTCGTGGACGAAGATGCCCTGGACGATCCGGCCATCGAGACCTGGCCGAGCAAGATCCACCTGACCCACCCTGAAGCCCAGGTTGGCGATGTGATCGAGGAAAAGATCGAGTCGATCGAGTTCGGTCGTATCGCTGCACAGACCGCCAAGCAGGTGATCGTGCAGAAGGTTCGTGAGGCCGAGCGCGCCCAGGTGGTCGACGCTTACCGCGAGCGGGTCAACGAGATCATCTCCGGTACCGTCAAGAAGGTCACTCGCGACAACGTCATCGTCGACCTTGGCAACAATGCCGAGGCGTTGCTGGCGCGTGAAGACATCATTCCCCGTGAGACTTTCCGGGTCGGCGTGCGTCTGCGTGCGCTGCTCAAGGAAATCCGCAGCGAAAACCGCGGCCCGCAACTGATCCTGTCGCGCACCGCGCCGCAGATGCTGATCGAGCTGTTCCGCATCGAAGTGCCGGAAATCGCTGAAGGTCTCATCGAAGTCATGGCCGCCTCCCGTGATCCGGGTTCGCGTGCCAAGATCGCCGTCCGCTCCAAGGACAAGCGCATCGATCCGCAAGGTGCCTGTATCGGCATGCGCGGTTCGCGTGTACAAGCCGTGTCCGGCGAGCTGGGTGGTGAGCGTGTCGATATCGTCCTCTGGGACGATAACCCGGCACAGTTCGTCATCAACGCCATGTCGCCGGCTGAGGTCGCGGCGATCATCGTTGATGAAGATGCCCATGCCATGGACATCGCCGTCGCCGAAGACAACCTCGCCCAGGCCATCGGTCGTGGCGGGCAGAACGTTCGTCTGGCCAGTCAGTTGACCGGCTGGACCCTGAACGTGATGACCGAGAAGGATATCCAGGCCAAGCAGCAAGCAGAAACTGGCGACATCCTGCGTAATTTCGTTGAAGAACTGGAAGTCGACGAGGAGCTGGCACAAGTGCTGGTCGACGAAGGTTTCACCAGCCTTGAAGAAATTGCCTACGTACCGTTGGAAGAAATGCTCAACATCGATGGCTTCGACGAAGAAATCGTCAACGAGCTTCGCGCTCGTGCCAAGGACCGGTTGTTGACCAAAGCCATCGCTACCGAAGAAAAACTGGCAGACGCCCATCCGGCCGAAGACCTGCTCTCCCTCGAGGGTATGGATCCGGACCTGGCAGCGGAACTGGCGGTGCGCGGCGTGGTTAACCGCGAAGACCTGGCCGAGCAGTCGATTGACGACCTGCTCGACATCGACGGCATCGACCAAGAGCGTGCCGGCAAGTTGATCATGGCCGCGCGAGCCCACTGGTTCGAGTAA
- the rimP gene encoding ribosome maturation factor RimP — MSSKLEQLQALLAPVVEGLGYQCWGIEYVSQGKHSVLRIYIDKDGGILVDDCEAVSRQASAILDVEDPISSEYTLEVSSPGMDRPLFTLEQFASHAGEQVKIKLRIPFEGRRNFQGLLRGVEDQDVVVQVDDNEFLLPIDSIDKANIIPSFD, encoded by the coding sequence GTGTCGAGCAAGCTAGAACAGTTGCAGGCCTTGTTGGCCCCGGTTGTCGAGGGTCTGGGCTATCAGTGCTGGGGGATCGAATACGTTTCCCAGGGTAAGCATTCGGTACTGCGCATCTACATCGACAAGGACGGCGGCATTCTGGTGGACGACTGTGAAGCGGTCAGTCGCCAGGCCAGCGCCATCCTCGATGTGGAAGATCCTATCAGCAGCGAATACACCCTCGAGGTGTCTTCTCCTGGCATGGATCGCCCACTGTTCACCTTGGAACAGTTTGCCTCGCATGCCGGCGAACAAGTGAAGATCAAGCTGCGTATCCCTTTCGAGGGTCGACGCAACTTCCAAGGCCTCCTTCGTGGTGTGGAGGATCAGGATGTGGTCGTCCAGGTGGATGACAACGAGTTCCTGTTGCCGATCGATTCGATCGACAAGGCCAATATTATTCCCAGTTTTGACTGA
- the secG gene encoding preprotein translocase subunit SecG, which yields MLETVVVVFHLLAALALVALVLMQQGKGAEAGASFGAGASNTVFGSQGSATFLSKFTAILAATFFLTALGLGYFAKEQAHQLSQAGLPDPAVLEVKEQKSEVNDDVPVLQEQKSETTQQGDVPPPVEEQK from the coding sequence ATGCTGGAAACAGTCGTAGTTGTTTTTCATCTGTTGGCGGCACTGGCGCTGGTAGCGCTGGTTTTGATGCAACAGGGTAAAGGTGCGGAAGCAGGTGCATCTTTCGGCGCAGGGGCTTCAAATACTGTGTTCGGAAGTCAAGGTTCTGCTACCTTCCTAAGTAAATTTACTGCTATACTCGCTGCCACTTTCTTTCTGACTGCACTTGGGTTAGGATACTTCGCAAAGGAACAGGCTCATCAGCTTTCCCAAGCAGGTTTGCCAGATCCAGCAGTTCTTGAAGTTAAAGAGCAGAAGTCTGAAGTAAATGATGATGTACCCGTGCTCCAAGAGCAGAAGAGCGAAACCACCCAGCAAGGTGATGTACCTCCTCCGGTTGAAGAGCAGAAGTAA
- the tpiA gene encoding triose-phosphate isomerase gives MRHPMVAGNWKMHGNRAGVAELLEGLRNMPLPRGVEVAVFPPTLFIERAVEALEQGGISVGAQNSAIQSEQGALTGEVAPEQLAEVGCKLVLIGHSERRQILGETEEVLRRKFAAAQASGLMPVLCIGETLEEREAGKTLEVVGRQLDSIVDEFGAAVFADAVIAYEPVWAIGTGLTATPQQAQDVHAAIRAQLAAKDAEVAAGVRLLYGGSVKAANAAELFGMPDIDGGLIGGASLNADEFGAICRAAGN, from the coding sequence ATGCGTCACCCCATGGTAGCTGGTAACTGGAAAATGCACGGTAACCGCGCCGGTGTCGCAGAGCTGCTCGAAGGGCTGCGAAACATGCCCTTGCCACGTGGTGTAGAAGTTGCTGTTTTTCCGCCAACGCTATTCATCGAGCGTGCAGTTGAAGCGCTTGAGCAAGGTGGAATCAGCGTAGGTGCACAGAATTCTGCAATACAGTCCGAGCAGGGCGCGCTGACCGGGGAAGTTGCTCCCGAGCAGTTGGCTGAAGTAGGTTGCAAGTTGGTGTTGATTGGGCATTCCGAGCGCCGTCAGATTCTGGGCGAAACCGAGGAAGTTCTACGGCGCAAGTTTGCAGCGGCTCAGGCAAGTGGTTTAATGCCCGTGTTGTGTATAGGGGAAACCCTTGAAGAGCGCGAGGCAGGCAAGACGCTGGAAGTGGTAGGGCGTCAGCTTGACAGTATCGTCGATGAGTTCGGTGCTGCAGTGTTTGCCGATGCGGTAATTGCCTATGAGCCTGTATGGGCCATCGGTACTGGCCTTACGGCCACGCCACAGCAAGCGCAGGATGTGCACGCCGCCATCCGCGCGCAGCTGGCAGCGAAGGATGCTGAAGTGGCTGCCGGTGTGCGGTTGCTCTACGGCGGCAGCGTTAAGGCGGCCAACGCCGCTGAACTGTTCGGCATGCCGGATATCGATGGGGGGCTCATTGGTGGAGCGTCCTTGAACGCAGACGAATTCGGTGCAATTTGTCGCGCCGCAGGAAACTGA
- the glmM gene encoding phosphoglucosamine mutase, with protein MSRKYFGTDGIRGRVGQFPITPDFMLKLGWAAGMAFRKLGHCRVLVGKDTRISGYMFESALEAGLSAAGADVMLLGPMPTPAIAYLTRTFHAEAGIVISASHNPHDDNGIKFFSGKGTKLPDDVELMIEELLDQPMTVVESSKLGKVSRINDAVGRYIEFCKGSVPTGTSFDGLKLVVDCAHGATYKVAPSVFSELGADVKVLHAQPDGLNINEGCGSTHIESLQAAVLESHADLGIAFDGDGDRVLMVDHTGVVVEGDELLFLIARDLQDRGKLQGGVVGTLMSNLGLELALKELSIPFARAKVGDRYVMAELLERDWLLGGENSGHVVCGNYTTTGDAIIAALQVLMALKRRGETLAQARQALRKCPQVLINVRYAAGQDDPLEHPSVQQASAEATQAMAGRGRVLLRKSGTEPLVRVMVEGDDEEQVRGHAQALAKLVEQVCA; from the coding sequence ATGAGCAGAAAGTATTTCGGCACCGACGGTATCCGCGGTCGGGTCGGCCAGTTCCCTATCACCCCTGACTTCATGCTCAAGCTCGGCTGGGCGGCAGGCATGGCTTTCCGCAAGCTCGGTCACTGCCGAGTGCTGGTGGGCAAGGACACGCGAATTTCCGGTTACATGTTCGAGTCGGCGCTGGAGGCTGGATTGTCCGCGGCCGGCGCTGACGTGATGTTGCTGGGCCCGATGCCCACCCCGGCCATTGCCTACCTGACCCGTACCTTCCACGCCGAAGCAGGCATCGTCATCAGTGCCTCGCACAATCCCCATGACGATAACGGCATCAAGTTCTTCTCCGGCAAAGGCACGAAGTTGCCCGATGACGTCGAGCTCATGATCGAAGAACTGCTCGACCAGCCGATGACCGTGGTCGAGTCGAGCAAGCTGGGCAAGGTATCGCGCATCAACGACGCCGTAGGGCGTTACATCGAGTTCTGCAAGGGTAGCGTGCCGACCGGCACCAGTTTCGACGGCCTCAAGCTGGTGGTCGACTGTGCCCATGGCGCCACTTACAAAGTCGCTCCGAGCGTATTCAGCGAACTGGGCGCGGACGTCAAGGTGCTGCACGCCCAGCCTGATGGCCTGAACATCAACGAAGGTTGCGGCTCTACGCATATCGAGTCGCTGCAGGCGGCAGTGCTGGAAAGTCATGCCGACTTGGGTATCGCTTTCGACGGTGATGGCGACCGGGTTCTGATGGTCGATCATACGGGTGTCGTGGTCGAGGGCGACGAGCTTCTGTTCCTCATCGCTCGCGATCTGCAGGATCGCGGCAAGCTGCAAGGTGGTGTGGTCGGTACGTTGATGAGCAACCTGGGCCTGGAACTGGCACTCAAGGAGCTGAGCATTCCGTTCGCACGGGCCAAGGTCGGTGACCGCTATGTGATGGCAGAGCTGCTCGAGCGCGACTGGTTGCTGGGTGGGGAGAATTCCGGGCACGTGGTGTGTGGCAACTACACTACCACGGGTGACGCGATCATCGCGGCGCTGCAGGTGCTCATGGCCCTCAAGCGTCGTGGCGAAACCCTCGCACAGGCGCGTCAGGCTCTGCGCAAGTGCCCTCAAGTGCTGATCAACGTGCGCTACGCTGCTGGCCAGGACGATCCGCTGGAGCATCCATCGGTACAGCAGGCCAGCGCCGAGGCGACCCAGGCCATGGCCGGGCGTGGTCGGGTATTGCTGCGCAAGTCAGGCACCGAGCCCCTGGTGCGGGTGATGGTCGAGGGTGACGACGAAGAGCAGGTTCGTGGCCATGCACAGGCGCTGGCGAAACTGGTCGAACAAGTTTGTGCTTGA